The following are encoded together in the Methylorubrum sp. B1-46 genome:
- a CDS encoding DUF4142 domain-containing protein: MHRRDFLTTLLTATAALAVTRTALAQPAPAGAMPTPVYLAMATKGGLFLENTARDAHAKTRNPRVKAFSRAEVTEQVNLARKLDPYLGAAPMAGGAPAGPGGLVGGLVAAPLAVAGGVAGATVGAVGGVVGGALGVPGGAGPGAMTTDEQKAQILSQLSGMQPGPDYDAMFVNASLQGHQEAYQIHGSYAQAGEDPALRRIAAGALPLIQRHIAQLSRMQAMMGGARQG, encoded by the coding sequence ATGCATCGGCGCGATTTTCTGACGACTCTGCTGACCGCAACGGCCGCGCTGGCGGTGACCCGCACGGCGCTGGCCCAACCGGCGCCGGCCGGTGCCATGCCGACGCCCGTCTATCTTGCCATGGCGACGAAGGGCGGCCTGTTCCTCGAGAACACGGCGCGCGACGCCCACGCCAAGACCCGCAATCCGCGCGTCAAGGCCTTCAGCCGGGCCGAGGTGACCGAGCAGGTCAACCTCGCCCGCAAGCTCGACCCGTATCTCGGTGCCGCGCCGATGGCGGGCGGCGCACCCGCCGGTCCGGGCGGCCTCGTCGGCGGCTTGGTCGCCGCGCCGCTGGCGGTGGCCGGCGGTGTCGCGGGGGCGACCGTCGGCGCGGTGGGCGGGGTCGTCGGCGGCGCCCTGGGTGTGCCCGGCGGGGCCGGCCCCGGTGCCATGACCACGGACGAGCAGAAGGCCCAGATCCTGTCGCAGCTCTCGGGGATGCAGCCCGGCCCCGACTACGACGCCATGTTCGTCAATGCCTCGCTCCAGGGCCATCAGGAGGCGTACCAGATCCACGGCTCCTACGCGCAGGCCGGCGAGGACCCGGCCCTGCGCCGCATCGCGGCGGGCGCGCTCCCGCTGATCCAGCGCCACATCGCCCAGCTCTCGCGGATGCAGGCAATGATGGGCGGCGCCCGGCAAGGGTAG
- a CDS encoding GNAT family N-acetyltransferase yields MDLTIRAMREDDAQDLFEIYNQPAFRFGTLALPYESFEAVKKWAEPRSPRDLHLAAEREGRLVGAAALRPFYGRRAHAAEFWIAVHEDFAGNGIGSRLLAAVIDTADNWINVSRIEMTVFTDNTRAIALYEKFGFVIEGTHRAASFRNGRLDDVHCMARLRPTSGH; encoded by the coding sequence ATGGACCTGACGATACGGGCCATGCGCGAGGACGATGCGCAGGATCTCTTCGAAATCTACAATCAGCCCGCCTTCCGCTTCGGCACCCTGGCACTTCCTTACGAATCCTTCGAGGCCGTGAAGAAGTGGGCCGAGCCGCGCTCGCCGCGCGATCTCCACCTCGCGGCGGAGCGGGAGGGACGCCTCGTCGGGGCGGCGGCCCTGCGCCCCTTCTACGGCCGGCGCGCCCACGCGGCGGAGTTCTGGATCGCGGTACACGAGGATTTCGCCGGCAACGGCATCGGCTCGCGGCTCCTCGCGGCGGTGATCGACACCGCGGACAACTGGATCAATGTCTCGCGCATCGAGATGACGGTCTTCACCGACAACACCCGCGCCATCGCTCTCTACGAGAAATTCGGCTTCGTCATCGAGGGCACGCACCGGGCCGCCTCGTTCCGCAACGGCCGCCTCGACGACGTGCATTGCATGGCCCGCCTGCGCCCGACGAGCGGGCACTGA
- a CDS encoding DUF2218 domain-containing protein, translated as MTESHAVVSTPHAGRYLQQLCKHWAHRFETEFSATNARIALPLGETRLSADAETLTIDLTAQDAASLPGLRDVVVRHIERFAFRETLRFDWT; from the coding sequence ATGACCGAGAGCCACGCCGTCGTCAGCACCCCGCATGCCGGCCGCTATCTCCAGCAGCTCTGCAAGCACTGGGCCCACCGGTTCGAGACCGAGTTCAGCGCGACGAACGCCCGGATCGCCCTGCCGCTCGGCGAGACGCGTCTGTCCGCCGACGCCGAGACCCTGACGATCGATCTGACCGCACAGGACGCCGCCAGCCTGCCCGGCCTGCGCGACGTGGTCGTGCGCCACATCGAGCGCTTCGCCTTCCGCGAGACGCTGCGCTTCGACTGGACGTGA